CTCACTATATCTCAGAATTCATACATGCTGATTTTCTGGAAGAATTTAACCATGATGAAGTTGATCTGAGTATTTTATCACTGTCATTTTGCCGCGAGAACTCCATTGCGGCTGCAAAGGACAAAGATGGAGAAAAAGCTATCGTAATAAGTAATCCGTTTAACTGGAGCCTTTTAGACCTTATAGACCAGATTGGCGGCGAAACGAGTTCTTATAAAATTGTTATCGCAACACCCAAAACTATAAAGGATGTATTACAGAGCGAATATTTCGCCGCTCTTGCAGTGCGAAAAGAAGAACAAGCACCAATACCTTCTGCGGGTAAAACAAATGACTGTCTCACCAAGAGACGTGTATGAAAAAGTACTGGTTGAAGAAATGCAGCATGACGTAAAGGAAGAAATAAGTTCTCAACCAAAAGAAGAGGTCAAACACATACAGAAGGAAGTCGAGCAGAAAACAGACCAGACTGAAACTAAGAACCCATCCATCCTTATTGTTGAAGATGATCCCGACACACTCACATTGATTGAGCTCCATTTAAAGAATGCGGGCTATGAAATCACCTCTGCCGTTGATGGGATCGACGCACTCATGCTTTTAGGTAAAAACACCTTTGATTTGATACTTTCCGACATAAACATGCCTAATTTAGATGGATTTAAACTACTTGAAATGGTACACCAGAAAGGCATACCATCACCGGTAATATTTTTATCGGCAATATCTACAGAAGAAGCTGAACTAAAAGGACTAGAAATGGGAGTTGAAGACTTTATTAAAAAGCCATTTAAAAAAGAAGTTCTTTTATTGAGGATAAATAATATACTCAAAGCCCAGAAAAAATAAAAATATTTTTTATTAAAATACACCCATCAATCGTCTACACTCGATATCATTACTTATGAGTGGATATACCTTTTCTCACAATGAATGCCAACGAAACAAGGGTTACACTTGCCATAAGGGCATAAACACCGATGACATATACAATGACAACGATTCCATTGAGCGGCCAGAAAATTAAAAACGCGCCAAATAGTATCGATAGGAAACCGCTTAATAGAAGAAGTATCTTTCCGTTTTGTTTAGATGGCAATTTAAATGCAACAACCGCTTCAAATATACCGGCAACAATTGCCCAAAAAGCTATTATATAAAGAAAAACTATCGCTGTTATGCCTGGATAAAAATAGGTAATCAAACCTGCCGCAATACCGCATATACCACGCACTATAAGTTCTCCTCTTCCGCCGGCATCCGGGTGGTGATGGAATGCTGACACTAAAGAACACACACCATCCAAAAACACAAATACACCAAAGAAAAGTATAAGAACCTCAAGAGTAATCCCGGGTACGGTAAAAGCAAAAATACCAAACAGCAGGGCAAAAATACCACGTACAGCAAGAACCCACCAGTATTTAGCTAAGATTATTTTTCCAGCATTATTGTTCAGGGCATTTTCCATAAAATATCCTCTTTCTTTATAGTATGTTAAAAGCAACAACTGATATAGCACTTCACTGATAAGACTTTTCTATGTAATCTCTCACTCGTTATAGATAGGTATTACTTCTCTATATATTACCCAAGTAAAGACTGAATTTTTTCCATTACATCTTCTGTAACATATGGTTTTCTGACAACCATATCAATACCAACATCATTACACGATTCTTCAATCAATGGGTCACCTGATGCGGTAATCGCAATAATCGGAATTTTCGATAAGTCGGTAACATTCTTAATTTCTTTGCATAGTTCATAGCCGTCAATATTTGGCATAAGAATATCAAGGAGTATGAGATCAGGCTTTTCACGGAGGATACTACTGACCGCTTTTTCGCCATCAACCTCCCATACGCAATCATATCCTTTGCTCTCAAGAATAATGCGCAACATATGAACTTGCTCTATCTCGTCTTCAATTATCAAAACTTTTTTTTGGGACATGATCTCCTCGATAACATGCATACTGTTGATCTTATTATACCACTAAACCCTATTATGTCACATTGTTTCTCAGTGAGTAGGGCACTTCAAGCCCATGAGAAATCATAAGCTCTTCATTTCTCATAATCGCATCAGAATTGCCGTCTGATATGATGCATCCGTTATCCAAAAGAATGACCCTATTACATACTTGCCGTATCATTTCAAGGTCATGTGAGGCAATTATTTTTGTATGTTTAAAGTTATTGAGTAATGTTATGAGTTCTCTCCGTGATCGCGGGTCAAGATTGCTTGCCGGCTCGTCCAACACAAGAACATCAGGAGACATTGAAAGCACGGTAGCAATTGACACCCTTTTTTTCTCCCCAAAACTCAAATGATGGGAAGGCCTGTCTATAGCACTTTCCATCGTTACTTCTCTTAAAGCCATGTGTACAGATTGTATAACATCATCTTTATTGAGACCCATATTCAGCGGACCAAAACTAACATCGTCAAAAACAGTAGGCATAAAAAGCTGTGAATCAGGGTCCTGAAATACAAGTCCCACTTTTTTTCGGATCCTGGATTTATTCTTCTCTGAAACTTTCATACCACATATAGATACTTCACCGGTGCCCTGCAAAATTCCGTTCATATGCAGGAGCATGGTTGATTTTCCCGCGCCATTGGGCCCAATGACACCGAGCGTTTCATTCTCATACAGGTTAAATGATACGTCTTGCAGTGCTTTCGTCCCATCATGATATAAAAAATTAACCTTGCTAAACGATACAACGCTTTTACTCATTACGGCTCCTGTTTTATGTCAATAGCTTGATCCCTGTTATAATGGACACGATTATAATCATACTCATTGTATCACGAAAAGTAATGGCGCTTTCATTAATAGTTACTATATGCCCTTGAAATCCCCGCGCGCACATCGCGCAATACACGCTTTCAGACCGTTCATAGCTTCGCACAAATAAGACTCCCAGCATATGCGCAAATGCCTTCCATTGAAACAGTATGTTTCTCCCGACAGTACGAGATTCTTTCGCAATTTTCATTTTGTGAAGTTCATCGATGAGAACAAATATATAGCGATACATAAACGAGAGTATTGTAATAATTATATCCGGCACCTTTAATCGTTGGAACGCTTTGAGCAGGTCTGTAAAATGTGATGTCGAGATAAGCACACTCATAACAAGTATCGATAAAAACGCTTTTATAATAACGCCTGCAAACATTTCAAGGCCTTCCTGTGTTACCGAAACGGGAATGGTAAGAACGTTAAAGGTCAGTACCGGGACGCCCTGCTTCATAAATGGCACACTCAGCGCGATCAGAAAAACAAACGGTATGATGATCATGCATCGTTTGATCAAAGCAACAACCGGAAGATGCGCAATCAAAATAAGAGACATTATCAAAAAAGCATACAATAAGAAAGAAGGGTACTTTTGCGGCGCGGTTGTAACGATACATACAATCAAATAGATGAACAATATGATCTTGAGACGCGGATCACACCTGTGCACACGACTATTTATGTCGCTGTACATGTCAATAAATGCGTGATGCATTTCTATTTACCCTTTTTTTGCATTCGGTCTTTTCAACATGCGAGCAATACCATAAACAAGAAAGAACATTATTAACGTCCCAAAAGCTCCTGCTGTTGCTGTGGCCATCCCTTCGCTTTTAATCCAGGGAAAAACGTAATCCGGTACAGGGGCGTATATTATCGGTTCTCTTTCACCTTGCTCAATAAAACTTTTTTCTTCGGCCACTTTTTCCAAACCATCGGGCGATTCAGACGCAAAGGGCGAAAGAATAACCGCGCAGAAAAGTGCTATTATAATCGCAACAAATATCTCTTTTTTACTCATGTGGTGCCTCCCTCGTATTATATATCAAATCCGGCCTAACCTTTAAGACAAAACTTATGACCAGCATGGTAATAATCGCTTCTCCGATACCAATAAACGCATGGACAAAAAGCATTGCCGGCAAAACAACTTTAAAAGGCGACATTCCGGAAAGGGCAAGTTCAACAGCGCACAACCCTGATGCACACATAACTGATACCCATGCTGCTATTCCTGCAGCTATCAGTACTTTCTTGTTATTATTGAAGATTCGTAGCATTAAAAGGTACACACAATACCCCCCCATGGTACCTATAATAGACATATTAAAAATATTAGCACCAAGAGCGGTGAGTCCACCGTCCTGAAATACAATACACTGCACTATTAATACACAGGACAACACAATGGCTGCCGCATACGGGCCGAGCAAAATTGCCGCGAGAACTCCGCCCAATAAATGTCCTGACGTTCCTCCAAGAACAGGAAAATTCAACATTTGCGCAGCGAAAATGAAAGCTGCCATGACACCCATTAAAGGAACCACCTTGTCCTGCAGAACTTCTTTCGTCTTTCTAACGCAGTATGCGAGCCCTCCAAATGATAAAACCCACGTTGATACCCATGCTGGAGTCGATAAGAATCCATCTGGTATATGCATATACACCTCCTCATGTTTAATAAATTACTATCTAATACTATTTATTCCTACTATTTCCCCTTTATATTCACCGCGTAGGTGGAACAGGGACTGTTCCACCTACGCGGTGGCGAAGCACGGGGGGAGGATTAAACCTCTAATTAAAAGTTTACCTGCGCGCGAGCACCATAAATCCATATCGTGTCGTGTTCAATCGCATCCGCGGCATTAGGATTCCATACCAGTTGAAAATTTGGTCCAAACTCAACAAAGTCATTAAACACCCACCGGTAATACATTTCAACATGCCCTTCATTCTTCCCTTTTCGCTCATAATCCGCTTTACGATAATCTTTTCCTGGTATCAGCTGGCCAATAGCCATGCCAGCAGTATCGTCTTTACGGCCCCACATACCACCCTCCATATGAAAACCTGTACTCCATGAGTATTGCACAATCGATGGACGCCTGTCCTGATTACCAAACCGCACAAACATGCCAATGTGCTCGGTTAGATACTGATCAAAACAAAGCCCCATACCCCAGTTCGTATCCTTATTAAAGTTGAGAAGATCGGGATTGTCCGGATCACGGGCAATATCGGCTTCTGAAGACAACCTCTGGTGATAACTGTCATTGTCCCATATGTAAAAACGATAGTTACCCTCTTTGTCAAAAAGCTTTGGTTTGATTGTTAGCTGAGCGATACTAAACAGGTTATCAGATATATTGTTCCAGTCCGCGTTACCGTCAAATGCGCCAAGGCTGAGTTCGCAATATTCGCACGGTTCAATGGCGGCAATAAGACCAATACTGTTATCTTCGGGAAATTCAAGCGCCGGATTGTTGCGAAATATGTCTGAGATGAATTGTCTGGTCTCGTCATTGGCAAACGCACAATTATCAAAAAATACCGACGTATCCATCTTACCGGTTAAAGCGGTGATCTTTTTGTCAAACCAGTATGTTTCAAGCCACAGCTCAGTCATCCTTATATTCGTATCATTATCAGCATCTCGGTTAACCCCGCTTAATACCGAAAGGTCCGGATCAATACCCGCCCCCTCACCTCCTTCAAGATGCAAAAATGCAGCGCCAAAATCTTTAAAGTGCTTAAATAACATCATATCAAGTGATGCATTTATGTTACGTGCTTCCTTCTTGTCCCGACCGCTTCTATTGGCATTATGCGTGCCCTGAAAAACTGCTGTACTGCCACCGCTGAATTCGAACCCCTGTATAGACAAACCGGGGCGACCTTTGTCTCTCATTGGAAGCATATCGCTCATCTCACCAAATTGCACGCGATGTATCTCCAGAGCCTTTGTAATATCCTTAATTTTGTGTGAAACATTCGTAATTGTATTATACTGATTCTTTATTTCTTCCTTATGCTGACATACCGCTTTATCATGAGTACAAATTGTTGTTGAGATCATATCAAGCTCTCTTCGTTG
This sequence is a window from Candidatus Ancaeobacter aquaticus. Protein-coding genes within it:
- a CDS encoding response regulator: MSQKKVLIIEDEIEQVHMLRIILESKGYDCVWEVDGEKAVSSILREKPDLILLDILMPNIDGYELCKEIKNVTDLSKIPIIAITASGDPLIEESCNDVGIDMVVRKPYVTEDVMEKIQSLLG
- the cbiQ gene encoding cobalt ECF transporter T component CbiQ; this translates as MHHAFIDMYSDINSRVHRCDPRLKIILFIYLIVCIVTTAPQKYPSFLLYAFLIMSLILIAHLPVVALIKRCMIIIPFVFLIALSVPFMKQGVPVLTFNVLTIPVSVTQEGLEMFAGVIIKAFLSILVMSVLISTSHFTDLLKAFQRLKVPDIIITILSFMYRYIFVLIDELHKMKIAKESRTVGRNILFQWKAFAHMLGVLFVRSYERSESVYCAMCARGFQGHIVTINESAITFRDTMSMIIIVSIITGIKLLT
- a CDS encoding carbohydrate porin, coding for MKKVIIIIGLLFVASNCAYAKQSNIAATLEKLNSRMQMLEEKIEHQNELIKTQQSMLAKQRRELDMISTTICTHDKAVCQHKEEIKNQYNTITNVSHKIKDITKALEIHRVQFGEMSDMLPMRDKGRPGLSIQGFEFSGGSTAVFQGTHNANRSGRDKKEARNINASLDMMLFKHFKDFGAAFLHLEGGEGAGIDPDLSVLSGVNRDADNDTNIRMTELWLETYWFDKKITALTGKMDTSVFFDNCAFANDETRQFISDIFRNNPALEFPEDNSIGLIAAIEPCEYCELSLGAFDGNADWNNISDNLFSIAQLTIKPKLFDKEGNYRFYIWDNDSYHQRLSSEADIARDPDNPDLLNFNKDTNWGMGLCFDQYLTEHIGMFVRFGNQDRRPSIVQYSWSTGFHMEGGMWGRKDDTAGMAIGQLIPGKDYRKADYERKGKNEGHVEMYYRWVFNDFVEFGPNFQLVWNPNAADAIEHDTIWIYGARAQVNF
- a CDS encoding HdeD family acid-resistance protein — its product is MENALNNNAGKIILAKYWWVLAVRGIFALLFGIFAFTVPGITLEVLILFFGVFVFLDGVCSLVSAFHHHPDAGGRGELIVRGICGIAAGLITYFYPGITAIVFLYIIAFWAIVAGIFEAVVAFKLPSKQNGKILLLLSGFLSILFGAFLIFWPLNGIVVIVYVIGVYALMASVTLVSLAFIVRKGISTHK
- a CDS encoding PDGLE domain-containing protein yields the protein MSKKEIFVAIIIALFCAVILSPFASESPDGLEKVAEEKSFIEQGEREPIIYAPVPDYVFPWIKSEGMATATAGAFGTLIMFFLVYGIARMLKRPNAKKG
- a CDS encoding ABC transporter ATP-binding protein, which produces MSKSVVSFSKVNFLYHDGTKALQDVSFNLYENETLGVIGPNGAGKSTMLLHMNGILQGTGEVSICGMKVSEKNKSRIRKKVGLVFQDPDSQLFMPTVFDDVSFGPLNMGLNKDDVIQSVHMALREVTMESAIDRPSHHLSFGEKKRVSIATVLSMSPDVLVLDEPASNLDPRSRRELITLLNNFKHTKIIASHDLEMIRQVCNRVILLDNGCIISDGNSDAIMRNEELMISHGLEVPYSLRNNVT
- a CDS encoding energy-coupling factor ABC transporter permease — translated: MHIPDGFLSTPAWVSTWVLSFGGLAYCVRKTKEVLQDKVVPLMGVMAAFIFAAQMLNFPVLGGTSGHLLGGVLAAILLGPYAAAIVLSCVLIVQCIVFQDGGLTALGANIFNMSIIGTMGGYCVYLLMLRIFNNNKKVLIAAGIAAWVSVMCASGLCAVELALSGMSPFKVVLPAMLFVHAFIGIGEAIITMLVISFVLKVRPDLIYNTREAPHE
- a CDS encoding response regulator encodes the protein MTVSPRDVYEKVLVEEMQHDVKEEISSQPKEEVKHIQKEVEQKTDQTETKNPSILIVEDDPDTLTLIELHLKNAGYEITSAVDGIDALMLLGKNTFDLILSDINMPNLDGFKLLEMVHQKGIPSPVIFLSAISTEEAELKGLEMGVEDFIKKPFKKEVLLLRINNILKAQKK